A region from the Curtobacterium sp. MCBA15_012 genome encodes:
- a CDS encoding MFS transporter has product MSTAEQQVPIRELVRRDTTLRRLLTVTLVDTLGRGAFFTLTSLYLITIVGIPPVAVGLGLTVAGAVGVASSLVFGHLADRYSARRMLVWLHVVQGTALVAYVLVHDLPTLILTASVVTLAQQGGGSVRSAAVGRAFPGPDRVRVRATMRTVTNVGIGVGTALAAIPLAIGTGEAYRVTMVVSGLLFVSSAFLVAGLRAARVDPAPAERTDTGTILRREPAGRSPYRDVRFLAVSALTGVFGMQFGLFEVAVPLWVVQHTVAPDVLVSPLLLVNTVAVVLLQVRMSRGTDTVAGAARVMRHAGWVMAVACGLWAAAGWVRGDDWVPVAVAAAVLVVAAVAHSLAEITSSAAGWALSFELAPADRIGAYQGVYGTGYAVAAMLAPTVVTVTAIDMGTVGWAILAVVFLGAALAVAAVATRAARALPTT; this is encoded by the coding sequence ATGAGCACCGCCGAGCAGCAGGTCCCGATCCGCGAACTCGTCCGCCGGGACACCACGCTCCGACGCCTGCTCACCGTCACGCTCGTCGACACCCTGGGCCGCGGCGCCTTCTTCACGCTGACGTCGCTCTACCTCATCACGATCGTCGGCATCCCCCCGGTCGCGGTCGGCCTCGGGCTCACGGTGGCCGGTGCGGTCGGCGTCGCGTCCTCGCTGGTCTTCGGGCACCTGGCCGACCGGTACAGCGCCCGTCGCATGCTCGTCTGGCTGCACGTCGTCCAGGGCACGGCGCTGGTCGCCTACGTGCTCGTGCACGACCTCCCGACGCTGATCCTCACGGCCTCGGTCGTCACGCTCGCGCAGCAGGGCGGCGGCTCGGTCCGCAGTGCCGCGGTCGGCCGGGCCTTCCCGGGACCGGACCGCGTCCGGGTGCGCGCGACCATGCGCACCGTGACGAACGTCGGCATCGGCGTCGGTACGGCGCTCGCGGCGATCCCCCTCGCGATCGGGACGGGCGAGGCGTACCGCGTGACGATGGTCGTGTCGGGGCTGCTCTTCGTCTCGTCGGCGTTCCTCGTCGCCGGACTCCGGGCGGCACGCGTCGACCCCGCCCCCGCCGAGCGCACCGACACCGGCACGATCCTCCGCCGGGAGCCCGCGGGCCGCAGCCCCTACCGTGACGTGCGGTTCCTCGCGGTGTCGGCCCTGACGGGCGTGTTCGGCATGCAGTTCGGACTGTTCGAGGTCGCGGTGCCGCTCTGGGTCGTCCAGCACACGGTCGCACCGGACGTGCTCGTGTCGCCGCTCCTGCTCGTGAACACCGTGGCCGTGGTCCTGCTCCAGGTGCGGATGAGCCGCGGTACCGACACCGTGGCGGGCGCGGCGCGGGTGATGCGGCACGCCGGCTGGGTGATGGCGGTCGCGTGCGGGCTGTGGGCGGCGGCCGGGTGGGTGCGCGGGGACGACTGGGTGCCGGTCGCGGTCGCGGCGGCCGTGTTGGTCGTGGCGGCGGTCGCGCACTCGCTCGCCGAGATCACCTCGAGCGCAGCCGGGTGGGCGCTGAGCTTCGAGCTCGCACCGGCCGACCGGATCGGTGCCTACCAGGGCGTGTACGGCACCGGCTACGCCGTGGCGGCGATGCTCGCGCCGACCGTCGTCACGGTCACGGCGATCGACATGGGGACGGTCGGGTGGGCGATCCTGGCGGTGGTGTTCCTCGGCGCGGCGCTCGCCGTGGCCGCCGTCGCCACACGGGCCGCCCGCGCGCTCCCGACCACCTGA
- a CDS encoding DUF5937 family protein: MIRYRLEPSDVSAVRFGISPLSELGLGLRAFREPERYPLQRPWTDRVAGVLPLLDREVLSGLVDDRRWVADFVNPRPDSPLTSFDDELRALGRIRPERLRGDLERVHGTVPAVFTGRHDRVVERLQQALATTWELCFAPYWPRMRRVLQADVTHRGRVAAHEGVGAVLAGLSESVRFDGRHVDVRLSSPIARDRPVQGEGLTLVPSVFVVRASTPIDDDLPPTVMYPARGQGAMWSTASHPDAGAVRDLLGRTRAALLEALGEPSSSTDLAMRFGVSTSAVNQHLRVMERGGLLNRTRYGRAVLYYRSTVGDALLRRE, from the coding sequence ATGATCCGCTACCGCCTCGAACCGTCGGACGTGTCGGCCGTCCGGTTCGGGATCTCGCCGCTGTCCGAACTCGGGCTCGGACTCCGCGCGTTCCGGGAGCCGGAGCGGTACCCGTTGCAGCGCCCGTGGACCGACCGCGTCGCGGGGGTCCTGCCGTTGCTCGACCGCGAGGTCCTGTCCGGGCTCGTCGACGACCGCCGGTGGGTGGCGGACTTCGTGAACCCGCGGCCCGACTCACCGCTGACGTCGTTCGACGACGAGCTCCGTGCCCTCGGTCGGATCCGGCCGGAGCGACTCCGCGGGGACCTCGAGCGCGTGCACGGCACGGTCCCCGCGGTGTTCACCGGACGCCACGACCGCGTGGTCGAACGGCTCCAGCAGGCCCTCGCGACGACGTGGGAGCTGTGCTTCGCGCCGTACTGGCCGCGGATGCGCCGCGTGCTGCAGGCGGACGTCACCCACCGCGGCCGGGTCGCTGCGCACGAGGGGGTCGGCGCGGTGCTCGCCGGGCTGTCCGAGAGCGTGCGGTTCGACGGCCGGCACGTGGACGTCCGCCTGAGCAGTCCGATCGCCCGGGACCGGCCCGTGCAGGGCGAGGGGCTCACGCTCGTGCCGTCCGTGTTCGTCGTCCGGGCGTCGACGCCGATCGACGACGACCTGCCCCCGACGGTGATGTACCCGGCCCGCGGGCAGGGCGCCATGTGGTCGACCGCGTCCCACCCCGACGCCGGAGCCGTGCGGGACCTGCTCGGCCGGACCCGGGCGGCGCTGCTCGAGGCCCTGGGCGAGCCGTCGTCCTCGACCGACCTGGCGATGCGCTTCGGGGTGTCGACGTCGGCAGTGAACCAGCACCTGCGCGTGATGGAGCGCGGCGGGCTGCTCAACCGCACGCGGTACGGCCGGGCGGTCCTGTACTACCGCAGCACGGTCGGCGACGCACTCCTCCGGCGGGAGTGA
- a CDS encoding MarR family winged helix-turn-helix transcriptional regulator has product MDGDDERQDRVARIQEEWRRERPDVDVAPQGVVGRLHRLAARLTEEITAVYAEHGLSEGEFDVLAALRRAGAPYERSAGDLAASTMVTSGGMTKRLDRLERSGLVVRRVSDADGRGRAVRLTAAGLQLIDAAFTAHMANERRLLDLVPAREQRLLQDVLRSWLGRLDPED; this is encoded by the coding sequence GTGGACGGAGACGACGAACGCCAGGACCGGGTCGCGCGCATCCAGGAGGAGTGGCGCCGCGAGCGTCCCGACGTCGACGTCGCGCCGCAGGGGGTCGTCGGACGCCTGCACCGGTTGGCGGCGCGGCTCACCGAGGAGATCACTGCCGTGTACGCCGAGCACGGCCTCAGCGAAGGGGAGTTCGACGTCCTGGCGGCGCTGCGTCGGGCCGGGGCACCCTACGAGCGGAGCGCCGGCGACCTCGCCGCCTCCACGATGGTGACGAGCGGTGGGATGACGAAACGGCTCGACCGGCTCGAACGTTCCGGGCTCGTGGTGCGGCGTGTGAGCGACGCCGACGGTCGGGGCCGGGCGGTGCGCCTCACAGCGGCCGGGCTGCAGCTGATCGACGCGGCCTTCACGGCGCACATGGCGAACGAGCGGCGACTGCTCGACCTGGTCCCCGCGCGTGAGCAGCGGCTGCTCCAGGACGTGCTGCGCTCGTGGCTGGGGCGGCTCGACCCCGAGGACTGA
- a CDS encoding DMT family transporter, whose protein sequence is MEDNKRWILVAALAPVLWGSTYFVTRTFLPPGALWGGTLRALPAGLLLLAIVRRVPHGSWWWKAVVLGVLNVGGFFVLVYQAAQLLPSSIASTVMATAPITLALLAWAVLGERPSGWRLAGATVGIGGVALLLLGGAGHVDGTGVVTSVAAMGASSLGFVLGKKWNPEVGVLPSTAWQLVVGGIVLLPAAFLVDGPPPHLGSAALAATVWLTLAATAVAYLTWFTALDHLRGDVIGLVGLLNPVAGVMLGVMVGGEALGTRQLIGLGLVLTGIAGPLLLGPRGTTTVAPAARAHP, encoded by the coding sequence ATGGAAGACAACAAGCGGTGGATCCTCGTCGCGGCGCTGGCACCCGTCCTGTGGGGCAGCACCTACTTCGTCACGAGGACGTTCCTCCCACCCGGTGCCCTCTGGGGCGGGACCCTCCGCGCGCTCCCGGCGGGACTCCTCCTGCTCGCGATCGTCCGGCGGGTGCCGCACGGCTCGTGGTGGTGGAAGGCCGTGGTGCTCGGCGTGCTGAACGTCGGCGGGTTCTTCGTGCTCGTGTACCAGGCGGCGCAGCTGCTGCCCTCGAGCATCGCGTCGACCGTCATGGCGACCGCACCGATCACCCTCGCGCTCCTGGCCTGGGCCGTCCTCGGCGAGCGTCCGTCCGGGTGGCGCCTGGCCGGGGCCACCGTGGGCATCGGCGGCGTCGCGCTGCTCCTCCTCGGCGGGGCCGGGCACGTCGACGGCACCGGTGTCGTGACGTCGGTCGCGGCGATGGGGGCGTCCTCGCTCGGCTTCGTCCTCGGCAAGAAGTGGAACCCGGAGGTCGGTGTCCTCCCGTCCACCGCGTGGCAGCTCGTCGTCGGGGGCATCGTCCTGCTGCCGGCCGCGTTCCTCGTCGACGGTCCGCCGCCCCACCTCGGGTCGGCGGCGCTCGCGGCCACCGTGTGGCTCACGCTCGCCGCGACCGCCGTCGCGTACCTGACGTGGTTCACGGCACTCGACCACCTCCGCGGGGACGTGATCGGACTGGTCGGGTTGCTCAACCCGGTCGCCGGCGTGATGCTCGGCGTGATGGTCGGTGGCGAAGCCCTCGGGACGCGTCAGCTGATCGGCCTCGGGCTCGTCCTGACCGGCATCGCCGGACCGCTGCTGCTCGGACCGCGGGGCACCACCACGGTGGCTCCCGCCGCGCGCGCACACCCCTAG
- a CDS encoding FAD-binding protein, whose protein sequence is MAATTRTNWAGNVTYRASALARPTSVADLQQLVAATPRLTALGSTHSFNEIADTDAVQVTLAGLPPVLDVDAERRVVRVAAGMTHAQVAAGLEARGWALANLASLPHISVAGAVATGTHGSGVRNPSLAQAVVGLEVVRADGSLAVVDASSPDGALDAHRVALGALGVVSAVELAIEPTFRVATTVHLDLPWDAVLGHFEAVVSDAYSVSLFTAFDDRGARQVWTKHRVDEPAPSVDLVALGARRATGPVHPGENDTAGVTEQGGVPGPWSERLPHFRSTFTPSTGAEIQAEYLVPAASAVAALETLRPLHDVFAPILIAAEVRTIAADTAWLAPSTGRQSVGLHFTFRRDPAAVAAAVERIEEVLAPFDPRPHWGKVSAAGVERLHEAYPRLDDFAALARDLDPTGRFRNAFLARLLA, encoded by the coding sequence GTGGCCGCGACGACGCGCACCAACTGGGCCGGGAACGTCACGTACCGTGCCTCCGCGCTGGCCCGCCCCACCTCGGTGGCGGACCTGCAGCAGCTCGTCGCGGCCACACCGCGCCTGACGGCGCTCGGCTCGACGCACTCGTTCAACGAGATCGCCGACACCGACGCCGTCCAGGTCACGCTCGCCGGGCTGCCGCCCGTGCTCGACGTCGACGCCGAGCGTCGGGTGGTGCGGGTCGCCGCCGGCATGACGCACGCGCAGGTGGCCGCCGGCCTGGAGGCCCGTGGCTGGGCCCTCGCGAACCTCGCGTCCCTGCCGCACATCTCGGTGGCCGGTGCGGTCGCGACCGGGACGCACGGCTCGGGCGTCCGCAACCCCTCGCTCGCGCAGGCGGTGGTCGGACTCGAGGTCGTCCGCGCGGACGGCTCGCTCGCGGTCGTCGACGCGTCCTCGCCGGACGGTGCGCTCGACGCGCACCGGGTGGCGCTCGGCGCGCTCGGCGTCGTGTCCGCGGTCGAGCTCGCGATCGAGCCGACGTTCCGGGTCGCGACGACCGTGCACCTCGACCTGCCGTGGGACGCGGTGCTCGGACACTTCGAGGCGGTGGTGTCCGACGCCTACTCGGTCTCGCTGTTCACGGCGTTCGACGACCGCGGCGCCCGCCAGGTCTGGACGAAGCACCGCGTCGACGAGCCCGCGCCGTCGGTCGACCTCGTCGCGCTCGGTGCCCGACGCGCGACCGGGCCCGTGCACCCCGGAGAGAACGACACCGCCGGCGTCACCGAGCAGGGCGGCGTCCCCGGGCCGTGGTCCGAACGGCTGCCGCACTTCCGGTCGACCTTCACGCCGTCCACCGGCGCGGAGATCCAGGCGGAGTACCTCGTCCCGGCGGCGTCCGCCGTCGCCGCGCTCGAGACGCTCCGCCCGCTGCACGACGTGTTCGCGCCGATCCTCATCGCCGCCGAGGTCCGGACGATCGCCGCGGACACCGCGTGGCTCGCGCCCTCGACCGGTCGGCAGTCGGTGGGCCTGCACTTCACCTTCCGTCGGGACCCCGCGGCCGTCGCGGCGGCGGTCGAGCGGATCGAGGAGGTCCTCGCGCCGTTCGACCCGCGGCCGCACTGGGGCAAGGTCTCCGCAGCGGGTGTCGAGCGCCTGCACGAGGCGTACCCGCGGCTCGACGACTTCGCAGCCCTCGCGCGGGACCTCGACCCGACCGGGCGGTTCCGCAACGCGTTCCTGGCGCGGCTGCTGGCCTGA
- the araA gene encoding L-arabinose isomerase: MTQVNPQATLDSYEVWFLTGSQGLYGEETLRQVEEQSRAVHAELAGALPVKLVWKPVLKDADGIRRALVEASSDDKVIGVTTWMHTFSPAKMWIGGLQALTKPLLHLHTQANVALPWGDIDFDFMNLNQAAHGDREFGYALARLGVRHATAVGHVSDPRVQQRVSDWTRAAAGAAAVRSLKLTRFGDNMRYVAVTEGDKTEAEIELGVQVNTWAVNELAAAVADAEADTAAVDALVAAYERDYDVVPALRNGGDRHDALRDGAAIELGLRALLEQNDSAAFTTNFEDLGTLKQLPGLAVQRLMADGYGFGAEGDWKTAVLVRAMNVAGAGLPGGASLMEDYTYDLTPGAEKILGAHMLEVSPTLTTATPTLEVHPLGIGGKDDPVRLVFTADAGEAVVVALSDTRDGFRLTANVVDVVPPTEALPKLPVGRAVWEPRPSFPVAAEAWLTAGAAHHTVMTTAVGLQVVEDLATMVGTEFLVIDEHTTARAFTDELRLQQAWHRLDRGF, encoded by the coding sequence ATGACGCAGGTGAACCCCCAGGCCACCCTGGACAGCTACGAGGTCTGGTTCCTCACCGGGTCGCAGGGCCTGTACGGCGAGGAGACCCTCCGCCAGGTCGAGGAGCAGAGCCGGGCCGTGCACGCCGAGCTCGCCGGAGCGCTGCCGGTGAAGCTCGTGTGGAAGCCCGTCCTCAAGGACGCCGACGGCATCCGCCGCGCCCTCGTCGAGGCCAGCAGCGACGACAAGGTCATCGGTGTCACCACGTGGATGCACACGTTCAGCCCGGCGAAGATGTGGATCGGCGGCCTGCAGGCCCTCACGAAGCCGCTCCTGCACCTGCACACGCAGGCGAACGTCGCGCTCCCGTGGGGCGACATCGACTTCGACTTCATGAACCTCAACCAGGCCGCGCACGGCGACCGCGAGTTCGGGTACGCCCTGGCGCGCCTCGGCGTCCGCCACGCGACCGCGGTCGGCCACGTGTCCGACCCGCGCGTGCAGCAGCGCGTGTCCGACTGGACCCGTGCCGCGGCCGGTGCCGCCGCCGTCCGGTCGCTCAAGCTCACGCGCTTCGGCGACAACATGCGGTACGTCGCCGTCACCGAGGGCGACAAGACCGAGGCCGAGATCGAGCTCGGCGTGCAGGTGAACACCTGGGCCGTGAACGAGCTCGCTGCGGCCGTCGCGGACGCGGAGGCGGACACCGCGGCGGTGGACGCCCTCGTCGCGGCGTACGAGCGCGACTACGACGTGGTGCCGGCGCTGCGGAACGGCGGCGACCGCCACGACGCGCTGCGCGACGGCGCCGCGATCGAACTCGGCCTCCGCGCCCTGCTCGAGCAGAACGACAGCGCCGCGTTCACCACGAACTTCGAGGACCTCGGCACGCTCAAGCAGCTGCCCGGCCTCGCGGTGCAGCGGCTGATGGCGGACGGCTACGGCTTCGGCGCCGAGGGCGACTGGAAGACCGCCGTCCTGGTCCGCGCGATGAACGTCGCCGGCGCCGGGCTCCCCGGTGGCGCGTCGCTCATGGAGGACTACACGTACGACCTCACCCCGGGTGCGGAGAAGATCCTCGGCGCCCACATGCTGGAGGTCTCGCCGACGCTCACCACCGCGACGCCGACGCTCGAGGTCCACCCGCTCGGCATCGGCGGCAAGGACGACCCGGTCCGCCTGGTCTTCACCGCCGACGCGGGCGAGGCCGTGGTCGTCGCGCTGTCCGACACCCGCGACGGCTTCCGCCTCACCGCGAACGTCGTCGACGTGGTGCCCCCGACCGAGGCGCTGCCGAAGCTCCCGGTCGGCCGTGCCGTGTGGGAGCCGCGCCCGTCCTTCCCGGTCGCCGCGGAGGCCTGGCTCACCGCCGGGGCCGCGCACCACACCGTGATGACGACGGCCGTGGGCCTGCAGGTGGTCGAGGACCTCGCGACGATGGTCGGCACCGAGTTCCTGGTCATCGACGAGCACACCACCGCCCGCGCGTTCACGGACGAGCTCCGCCTGCAGCAGGCGTGGCACCGGCTCGACCGCGGGTTCTAG
- a CDS encoding L-ribulose-5-phosphate 4-epimerase: MTDATPTAPTAPSAPTEETKAAVARARERVARLHGELVRYGLVIWTGGNVSERVPGTDLFVIKPSGVSSDDLTPENQVVCTLDGVPAEGWGNAHGPSSDTAAHAFVYRNMPEVGGVVHTHSTYATAWAARAEEIPCVITAMADEFGGPIPVGPFAIIGDDSIGRGIVDTLAGHRSRAVLMQNHGVFTIGKDAKDAVKAAVMCEDVARTVHIAKQGGELVPIAPENVDRLFDRYQNVYGQNPEGAMR, encoded by the coding sequence ATGACGGACGCGACCCCGACCGCCCCGACCGCCCCGAGCGCGCCGACCGAGGAGACGAAGGCGGCCGTCGCCCGCGCGCGCGAGCGCGTGGCCCGCCTGCACGGCGAGCTCGTCCGCTACGGCCTGGTCATCTGGACCGGCGGCAACGTGTCCGAGCGCGTGCCCGGCACCGACCTGTTCGTGATCAAGCCGAGCGGGGTGTCGAGCGACGACCTCACCCCGGAGAACCAGGTCGTCTGCACCCTCGACGGCGTGCCGGCCGAGGGGTGGGGCAACGCGCACGGCCCGTCCTCCGACACCGCCGCGCACGCCTTCGTCTACCGGAACATGCCCGAGGTGGGCGGGGTCGTGCACACGCACTCGACCTACGCGACCGCGTGGGCGGCCCGCGCCGAGGAGATCCCCTGCGTGATCACCGCGATGGCGGACGAGTTCGGCGGCCCGATCCCGGTCGGCCCGTTCGCGATCATCGGCGACGACTCGATCGGCCGCGGCATCGTGGACACCCTCGCCGGCCACCGCTCCCGCGCGGTGCTCATGCAGAACCACGGCGTGTTCACGATCGGCAAGGACGCGAAGGACGCCGTCAAGGCCGCGGTGATGTGCGAGGACGTCGCCCGCACCGTGCACATCGCGAAGCAGGGCGGCGAGCTCGTCCCGATCGCGCCGGAGAACGTCGATCGACTCTTCGATCGCTACCAGAACGTCTACGGACAGAACCCCGAAGGAGCCATGCGATGA
- a CDS encoding xylulokinase, whose translation MSDDRRRQVEDGRTTLGIELGSTRIKACLVDEDLVPIAAGSHEWENEYVDGRWTYSLLAVETGLRAAYADLVADVERQYGVRPTSFRAAGVSAMMHGYLPFDQDGELLVPFRTWRNTSTGPAAERLSAALDFNVPQRWSIAHLVQAVLDDEPHVAQVAGITTLAGYVHRRLTGQDVLGVGDASGVFPIDSAPVDSGPGEPGRRDWDHDMLATTQELLGEAVPDLRALLPEVLVAGEDAGALTPEGAAWLDPTGTLQPGVAFCPPEGDAGTGMVATNAVAPRTGNVSVGTSIFAMVVLERPLGTPHEELDVVTTPSGDAVAMVHCNNGASEIAAWARVFGRFAQATSERTGGAAVAIDDVYATLLAEAADAEPDAGGLLSFNYLAGEPVTGVEDGRPLLLRTPGARFTLGNLVRSEVHGAFATLAIGMEVLHGEDVAVDRMTAHGGLFRTPGAPQRLLAAALRVPVALEETAGEGGAWGIAVLAAYLEHTDRTLADFLADTVFGGDAVHVAEPDPTDVAGFRTYLDRYRAALPVQAVAAATTRTDAPADQAEPTDEAEPRLQTEQEPAA comes from the coding sequence ATGAGCGACGACCGCCGACGACAGGTCGAGGACGGGCGGACGACGCTCGGCATCGAGCTCGGGTCGACCCGCATCAAGGCGTGCCTGGTGGACGAGGACCTCGTCCCGATCGCCGCCGGGTCCCACGAGTGGGAGAACGAGTACGTCGACGGACGGTGGACCTACTCGCTCCTCGCCGTCGAGACCGGGCTCCGTGCGGCCTACGCCGACCTGGTCGCCGACGTCGAACGGCAGTACGGCGTCCGACCGACGAGCTTCCGCGCCGCGGGCGTCTCCGCGATGATGCACGGCTACCTGCCGTTCGACCAGGACGGCGAGCTGCTCGTGCCGTTCCGCACGTGGCGGAACACCTCGACCGGCCCCGCGGCCGAACGGCTGAGCGCCGCGCTCGACTTCAACGTGCCGCAGCGCTGGTCGATCGCGCACCTCGTGCAGGCCGTCCTCGACGACGAGCCGCACGTGGCGCAGGTCGCCGGCATCACGACCCTCGCGGGCTACGTGCACCGACGTCTGACCGGGCAGGACGTCCTCGGCGTCGGCGACGCGAGCGGCGTCTTCCCGATCGACAGCGCGCCCGTCGACAGCGGCCCGGGGGAGCCTGGTCGCCGTGACTGGGACCACGACATGCTGGCGACCACGCAGGAGCTGCTCGGCGAGGCGGTCCCGGACCTCCGCGCCCTGCTGCCCGAGGTGCTCGTCGCGGGCGAGGACGCCGGCGCGCTCACCCCCGAGGGCGCCGCGTGGCTCGACCCGACCGGGACCCTGCAGCCCGGCGTGGCCTTCTGCCCGCCGGAGGGCGACGCCGGCACGGGCATGGTCGCGACGAACGCCGTCGCACCCCGCACCGGCAACGTCAGCGTCGGCACGAGCATCTTCGCGATGGTCGTCCTCGAACGTCCCCTCGGCACGCCGCACGAGGAACTCGACGTGGTCACCACCCCGTCCGGCGACGCCGTCGCGATGGTGCACTGCAACAACGGCGCGAGCGAGATCGCCGCGTGGGCACGGGTGTTCGGCCGCTTCGCCCAGGCGACGAGCGAGCGCACGGGTGGCGCCGCCGTCGCGATCGACGACGTCTACGCGACGCTGCTCGCCGAGGCGGCCGACGCCGAGCCGGACGCGGGCGGGCTGCTCTCCTTCAACTACCTGGCCGGCGAACCCGTCACGGGTGTCGAGGACGGGCGCCCCCTGCTCCTCCGCACCCCCGGCGCCCGGTTCACGCTCGGCAACCTCGTCCGCTCCGAGGTGCACGGCGCGTTCGCCACCCTCGCGATCGGCATGGAGGTCCTGCACGGCGAGGACGTCGCGGTCGACCGGATGACCGCGCACGGCGGGCTCTTCCGGACCCCGGGCGCACCGCAGCGCCTGCTCGCGGCGGCCCTGCGCGTCCCCGTCGCCCTCGAGGAGACCGCGGGCGAGGGCGGTGCGTGGGGGATCGCCGTGCTCGCGGCGTACCTCGAGCACACCGACCGCACGCTCGCCGACTTCCTGGCCGACACCGTGTTCGGCGGCGACGCCGTGCACGTGGCCGAACCCGACCCGACCGACGTCGCGGGCTTCCGGACCTACCTCGACCGCTACCGCGCGGCCCTGCCCGTGCAGGCCGTGGCGGCCGCGACCACCCGCACCGACGCACCGGCCGACCAGGCCGAGCCGACCGACGAGGCCGAGCCGCGCCTCCAGACCGAGCAGGAGCCAGCCGCATGA
- a CDS encoding substrate-binding domain-containing protein, giving the protein MTTTTALGSAGGRRRKAPTIFDVAERAGVSHQTVSRVINGDPTVREQFRSQVTDAVTALGYRPRAAARALAGGRSRALGIITAGDALYGPSSTSIGFERAARSAGYHVLLSTLPDAPRPADLSGALTTLLAQDVAAIVLVAADNRVLAALESLTIPVTVPVVVANAVQRDAVRTPVAPSVAAVAIDQAAGTTLVMEHLFGRGHRHVVHVAGPAVSQESEVRRDTYVRIMREAGLTPVVLDGDWTPASGFAAARQIDTAVVDAVFAGNDQMALGVLHAFADDGLRVPDDVAVVGFDDVPEAAHFTPPLTTVRQDFMAMGQRVLESVRALVEGEPRDETLLLPELVVRRSA; this is encoded by the coding sequence GTGACGACCACGACCGCGCTCGGGAGCGCCGGCGGCAGACGCCGCAAGGCCCCCACGATCTTCGACGTCGCCGAGCGCGCGGGCGTCTCCCACCAGACGGTGTCCCGGGTGATCAACGGCGACCCGACGGTCCGCGAGCAGTTCCGCTCGCAGGTCACCGACGCCGTGACGGCGCTCGGCTACCGGCCCCGCGCCGCCGCCCGGGCCCTCGCCGGCGGACGGAGTCGGGCGCTCGGCATCATCACCGCGGGCGACGCGCTGTACGGGCCGTCGAGCACCTCGATCGGGTTCGAACGCGCCGCACGGTCCGCCGGCTACCACGTGCTGCTGTCCACGCTGCCCGACGCCCCTCGGCCCGCCGACCTGTCCGGCGCGCTCACCACGCTGCTCGCCCAGGACGTCGCCGCGATCGTGCTCGTCGCGGCCGACAACCGCGTGCTCGCGGCCCTCGAGTCGCTGACGATCCCGGTGACCGTCCCGGTCGTGGTCGCGAACGCCGTGCAGCGCGACGCGGTCCGCACCCCGGTGGCGCCGAGCGTCGCCGCGGTCGCGATCGACCAGGCCGCCGGCACGACCCTCGTCATGGAGCACCTGTTCGGCCGCGGGCACCGGCACGTCGTCCACGTCGCCGGTCCCGCCGTGTCGCAGGAGTCCGAGGTCCGCCGCGACACCTACGTGCGGATCATGCGCGAGGCCGGGCTGACCCCCGTCGTGCTCGACGGCGACTGGACCCCCGCGAGCGGGTTCGCGGCCGCACGCCAGATCGACACCGCGGTCGTCGACGCGGTGTTCGCCGGGAACGACCAGATGGCGCTCGGGGTCCTGCACGCCTTCGCCGACGACGGCCTCCGGGTGCCCGACGACGTGGCGGTGGTCGGGTTCGACGACGTCCCCGAGGCCGCGCACTTCACCCCGCCGCTCACCACCGTGCGGCAGGACTTCATGGCGATGGGGCAGCGGGTGCTCGAGTCCGTGCGCGCCCTGGTCGAGGGCGAGCCGCGCGACGAGACGCTGCTGCTGCCCGAGCTGGTGGTGCGGCGCAGCGCCTAG